The Papaver somniferum cultivar HN1 chromosome 3, ASM357369v1, whole genome shotgun sequence genome includes a region encoding these proteins:
- the LOC113360549 gene encoding uncharacterized protein LOC113360549 — translation MCDLKIYVCDYWRNLTPQSIRFRHGQGSDKVVINCDYSLHGLSVATCSKEFPSFDLFVEEVSNGGDYSYSSGISTQSPSNDESCSGFTETSKIKYLTEGHEQLKPLLSDGWEDIFKGIGQVFHGGVDEVRLAVSKYCSKFGYSAAKVKNDRLGFTGKCSRDAECPWYLHCIPIGTAKSVFAIKEFNGEHKCGGAYKLKDPPVKKKLIKHLFKDQIQSNPSIKPNDMVAQVKSCYGINIKYHHAYKGKRASKAEIYGDDVKSYTDLVWYVEAIKATSPGIYIKFEYDKETKRFQRLFICFVACMKGYRFIRPMLYCDATFLTGRFKGTLMAATGVNGNQGFFPFAFALVPSEDIEGWEWFMENLQHCVDSRPVTFIIDRREGLKQSIPKYFPNSYHSYCFYHLKNNLPVKKGHEKYKQVLDLFHKAAYCYNVAKYESALNEMCIIGCGWVAKYLRNIDPKHWENAFFVGCRYGTHSSSIAESFNNWIHRERDLPPAALVDEIKINIMRMSAERRDLCRTYHDSLTPIYKSLLKSHVDIGRPWNVTESGNGIYEVHSPSSHDVDLMQMTCTCQRWKVFGFPCAHANAVITMNGTDILRFIQPYFGSNHFRNTHAPAIQPILNYDRPEGYEPENIVLPGIPRCTTCNLGMLLDLALLTDFQSFILSVYIVVQQGGVQVIIEQQRNDFTSLN, via the exons ATGTGTGACctcaaaatatatgtttgtgattattggAGAAACTTGACTCCTCAGAGCATAAGATTTAGGCATGGCCAAGGGTCTGATAAAGTTGTCATCAACTGTGATTATTCTCTTCATGGTCTAAGTGTTGCTACTTGTTCAAAGGAATTTCCAAGTTTTGATTTGTTCGTTGAGGAGGTTTCTAATGGTGGTGATTATAGCTATTCATCTGGTATTTCGACGCAGTCTCCCAGTAACGATGAATCATGTAGTGGGTTCACCGAGACTTCAAAGATTAAATACCTGACGGAAGGTCATGAGCAATTAAAACCTCTTTTATCTGACGGTTGGGAGGATATTTTTAAAGGTATTGGTCAAGTTTttcatggtggtgttgatgaggtTCGTTTAGCTGTCAGCAAATATTGCAGCAAGTTTGGTTATTCAGCTGCAAAGGTTAAGAATGATAGACTTGGATTCACAGGCAAGTGTAGTAGGGATGCAGAATGTCCTTGGTATCTGCACTGTATTCCAATTGGTACCGCTAAAAGTGTCTTTGCTATCAAGGAATTCAATGGGGAGCATAAATGTGGTGGTGCTTATAAGCTGAAGGACCCAcctgtgaagaagaaattgataaaacATCTGTTCAAGGATCAAATACAGTCAAATCCGTCGATAAAGCCTAATGATATGGTTGCTCAGGTGAAGAGTTGTTACGGTATTAACATAAAATACCATCATGCTTATAAAGGAAAGAGAGCATCTAAGGCAGAGATATATGGCGATGATGTAAAAAGTTATACGGATCTTGTTTGGTATGTTGAAGCAATAAAGGCTACTAGTCCTGGCATCTATATTAAGTTTGAGTATGATAAAGAGACTAAACGGTTTCAGAGGCTTTTCATATGTTTTGTTGCCTGTATGAAAGGATACCGGTTCATTCGCCCTATGCTTTACTGTGATGCAACTTTTCTCACTGGGAGATTCAAGGGAACATTGATGGCTGCCACTGGTGTGAATGGAAACCAAG GTTTCTTTCCTTTTGCGTTTGCTTTAGTTCCTTCAGAAGATATTGAAGGTTGGGAGTGGTTCATGGAAAACTTGCAGCATTGTGTCGACTCTCGTCCTGTCACCTTTATCATTGATCGTCGTGAAGGTCTGAAGCAAAGTATTCCTAAGTATTTTCCCAACTCTTATCATAGTTACTGTTtttatcatttgaagaataacctCCCCGTCAAGAAAGGACATGAGAAGTATAAACAAGTTCTGGATTTGTTCCATAAAGCTGCATACTGCTACAACGTTGCCAAATATGAGTCTGCTTTGAATGAGATGTGCATCATAGGATGTGGATGGGTTGCCAAGTACCTTAGAAATATCGATCCGAAGCACTGGGAAAATGCTTTCTTCGTAGGATGTAGGTATGGTACACACTCATCAAGTATTGCAGAGTCTTTCAATAACTGGATTCATCGTGAAAGGGATCTTCCTCCAGCTGCTCTTGTTGATGAGATCAAGATAAATATTATGAGGATGAGTGCAGAAAGGCGTGATCTTTGTAGAACCTATCATGATAGTTTGACTCCCATCTATAAATCTTTACTCAAGTCACATGTCGATATAGGTCGTCCATGGAATGTTACTGAGTCAGGTAATGGTATATATGAGGTTCACTCTCCTAGCTCTCATGATGTTGATCTGATGCAGATGACGTGCACTTGCCAGAGATGGAAAGTGTTTGGCTTCCCCTGTGCTCACGCCAATGCTGTTATTACTATGAATGGTACTGATATTTTGAGGTTTATTCAGCCTTACTTTGGTTCAAACCATTTTCGCAATACCCATGCTCCTGCAATTCAACCAATTCTCAACTACGACAGGCCAGAAGGGTATGAACCTGAAAATATAGTCCTTCCTGGTATTccaag GTGTACAACATGCAATCTGGGAATGCTCCTTGATCTGGCACTCCTTACAGATTTTCAAAG CTTTATACTTTCTGTATATATAGTAGTCCAACAAGGTGGTGTCCAAGTAATCATCGAACAACAGAGAAACGATTTCACTTccttgaactga